A single window of Deinococcus radiotolerans DNA harbors:
- the aceF gene encoding dihydrolipoyllysine-residue acetyltransferase, with amino-acid sequence MATELKLPDVGDNIEQGTVVTVLVKAGDSVTEGQPIIEIETDKAVIEVPAEAAGTVEAVNVTVGDTVKVGGVIATLSGGSAPAAPAAPASGPVDEAEVGSSKAVAQAQQDAQKEQAGEAAAPATPSAAASAGGQITLPDVGDNIEQGTVVSVLVKEGDTVSEGQPVIEIETDKAVVEVPANAGGTVTGVNVKVGDTVKVGGVIATLGGAGAPAAPASAPAPAAAAPAPAAAPAASTPASAPTVVKVNISGGEQPAAQFPKSQGTQNPQTFDGRTVVAAAPSVRRLARELGVDIHAVHGTGIAGRISEEDVRRTGGTPTVTAPAAAPAASAPAAAPAVAAAPLPDFTKWGAITREDMSGIRKATVRSMTASTAIPMVTHFDKADVTVMEEVRKRFGARVEKAGGKLTMTHILMKVVANALRKFPKFGASLDLDAQQVIYKDFVNIGVAVDTPVGLLVPVVKDADRKSITDLVLELSEMAGKARDRKLKPDEMQGATFTISNLGGIGGHAFTPIVNSPEVAILGVSRGGMEPVWNKEKGEFEPRNMLPISLTYDHRLIDGADAARFVRFICESLEDPFLISL; translated from the coding sequence ATGGCGACTGAACTGAAACTGCCCGACGTGGGCGACAACATTGAGCAGGGCACGGTCGTGACGGTGCTCGTGAAGGCCGGGGACAGCGTGACCGAGGGCCAGCCGATCATCGAGATCGAGACCGACAAGGCCGTCATCGAGGTGCCCGCCGAGGCCGCCGGGACCGTGGAGGCCGTGAACGTGACCGTGGGCGACACCGTGAAGGTCGGCGGCGTGATCGCCACCCTGAGCGGCGGCAGCGCCCCGGCCGCCCCCGCCGCTCCGGCCAGCGGCCCGGTCGACGAGGCTGAGGTCGGCAGCAGCAAGGCGGTCGCGCAGGCGCAGCAGGACGCGCAGAAGGAACAGGCCGGTGAGGCCGCCGCGCCCGCCACCCCTTCCGCTGCCGCCAGCGCCGGCGGGCAGATCACCCTGCCGGACGTGGGCGACAACATCGAGCAGGGTACCGTCGTCAGCGTCCTCGTGAAGGAAGGCGACACCGTCAGCGAGGGCCAGCCCGTCATCGAGATCGAGACGGACAAGGCCGTCGTGGAAGTCCCCGCCAACGCGGGCGGCACCGTGACCGGCGTGAACGTGAAGGTCGGCGACACCGTGAAGGTGGGCGGCGTGATCGCCACCCTGGGTGGCGCGGGCGCCCCCGCCGCACCGGCCAGCGCGCCCGCCCCGGCCGCCGCTGCCCCGGCACCTGCGGCCGCCCCGGCAGCCTCCACGCCGGCCAGCGCCCCCACCGTCGTGAAGGTGAACATCAGCGGCGGCGAGCAGCCCGCCGCGCAGTTCCCCAAATCACAGGGCACCCAGAACCCCCAGACCTTCGACGGCCGCACCGTCGTGGCCGCCGCGCCCAGCGTCCGCCGCCTCGCGCGGGAACTCGGCGTGGACATCCACGCCGTGCACGGCACCGGCATCGCGGGCCGCATCAGTGAGGAGGACGTGCGCCGCACCGGCGGCACCCCCACCGTCACTGCGCCTGCCGCCGCCCCGGCCGCCAGCGCCCCCGCAGCTGCGCCCGCTGTGGCCGCCGCGCCACTGCCCGACTTCACGAAGTGGGGCGCTATCACCCGCGAGGACATGAGCGGCATCCGCAAGGCCACCGTCCGCTCCATGACCGCCAGCACCGCCATCCCCATGGTCACGCACTTCGACAAGGCCGACGTGACCGTCATGGAAGAGGTCCGTAAACGCTTCGGCGCGCGCGTGGAGAAGGCAGGCGGCAAGCTCACCATGACCCACATCCTCATGAAAGTCGTCGCGAACGCCCTGCGCAAGTTCCCCAAGTTCGGCGCGAGCCTCGACCTGGACGCCCAGCAGGTCATCTACAAGGACTTCGTGAACATCGGCGTCGCCGTGGACACGCCCGTCGGCCTGCTCGTGCCCGTCGTCAAGGACGCCGACCGCAAGAGCATCACCGACCTCGTCCTCGAACTGAGCGAAATGGCCGGCAAGGCCCGTGACCGCAAGCTGAAACCCGACGAGATGCAGGGCGCCACCTTCACGATCAGCAACCTCGGCGGGATCGGCGGGCACGCCTTCACGCCCATCGTGAACAGCCCCGAGGTCGCCATCCTCGGCGTGTCACGCGGCGGCATGGAACCCGTCTGGAACAAGGAGAAAGGCGAGTTCGAACCCCGCAACATGCTCCCCATCAGCCTCACCTACGACCACCGCCTGATCGACGGCGCCGACGCCGCCCGCTTCGTGCGCTTCATCTGCGAGTCGCTGGAAGACCCCTTCCTGATCTCGCTGTAA
- a CDS encoding ABC transporter substrate-binding protein — protein MKKLLLTLALVGPAASAAQAQTVVEFWHSFGDAKRSGWIQARADAFNKANPGVKVVPSYKGSYNDSLQATILAARQGKAPALVQIFEVGSQLALDSGAFQPVSSVKNVDFSDYIKPVINYYTIGGKVNSLPFNSSSPVLYFNQELLKKAGLDPKTPPTTFGALMKACQKIEAAKLDAKCFGMSLNGWFVEQWMAQQGQTLLNNGNGRQGRATSTTLDSKAAQNIFSFFKTMQDRGYYTYTGKLEDWDGSDAIFTNQKAAFHITSTADIGNIRDAAKKNGFTVGVGALPIPDGSKRNGVVIGGASLWISKGVSKAQAEGALDFALFMTNTQNMADWHKLTGYYPVRQSSIDLLRKQGWFSQTPLQLVAFNQLTRTVPSPATAGGLNGAAIQTRRIIEEGVQKVLGGQGVAAALKDTKARADAALGEYNANFK, from the coding sequence GTGAAGAAACTCCTGCTGACGCTGGCCCTGGTCGGGCCCGCCGCCTCCGCCGCCCAGGCCCAGACCGTCGTTGAGTTCTGGCATTCCTTCGGGGACGCCAAACGCAGCGGCTGGATCCAGGCGCGCGCCGACGCGTTCAACAAGGCCAACCCCGGCGTGAAGGTCGTGCCCAGCTACAAGGGCAGCTACAACGACAGCCTCCAGGCGACCATCCTGGCCGCGCGGCAGGGCAAGGCCCCGGCCCTCGTGCAGATCTTCGAGGTGGGCAGTCAGCTCGCGCTGGACAGCGGCGCGTTCCAGCCCGTCAGCAGCGTGAAGAACGTGGACTTCAGCGACTACATCAAGCCGGTCATCAACTACTACACGATCGGCGGGAAGGTGAACAGCTTGCCGTTCAACTCCAGCAGCCCAGTCCTGTACTTCAACCAAGAGCTGCTGAAGAAAGCGGGCCTGGACCCCAAGACGCCGCCCACCACCTTCGGCGCGCTGATGAAAGCCTGCCAGAAGATCGAGGCCGCGAAACTGGACGCCAAGTGCTTCGGCATGAGCCTGAACGGCTGGTTCGTCGAGCAGTGGATGGCGCAGCAGGGCCAGACCCTCCTGAACAACGGCAACGGCCGTCAGGGCCGCGCCACGAGCACCACCCTGGACAGCAAAGCCGCGCAAAACATCTTCAGCTTCTTCAAGACCATGCAGGACCGCGGCTACTACACCTACACCGGCAAACTGGAAGACTGGGACGGCAGCGACGCCATCTTCACGAACCAGAAGGCCGCGTTCCACATCACGTCCACCGCCGACATCGGCAACATCCGCGACGCCGCGAAGAAAAACGGCTTCACGGTCGGCGTGGGCGCGCTGCCCATCCCGGACGGCAGCAAGCGTAACGGCGTCGTGATCGGCGGGGCCAGCCTGTGGATCAGCAAGGGTGTCAGCAAGGCACAGGCCGAGGGCGCGCTGGACTTCGCGCTGTTCATGACGAACACGCAGAACATGGCCGACTGGCACAAACTCACCGGGTACTACCCCGTGCGCCAGAGCAGCATTGACCTGCTGCGTAAACAGGGCTGGTTCAGCCAGACGCCGCTGCAACTCGTGGCGTTCAACCAGCTGACCCGCACCGTGCCCAGCCCCGCCACGGCCGGCGGCCTGAACGGCGCGGCCATCCAGACCCGCCGCATCATCGAGGAAGGCGTCCAGAAAGTGCTGGGCGGCCAGGGCGTGGCCGCCGCGCTGAAGGACACCAAGGCCCGCGCCGACGCCGCGCTGGGCGAGTACAACGCGAACTTCAAGTAA
- a CDS encoding potassium channel family protein, producing MKSKQCLVIGLGRFGTAVATTLYEMGHEVVAIDQNEENVERVMNLVTHAAIVDASDERALRALGVGDFDVVVVAIGTDVQANILATMNAKSLGAPYVVSKAIDEMARRVLERIGADLVIRPEHDMGVRLARQIATPNIVDTLDLGGDYAIVEIEANERLKGTLRDLNLTGRFNVQIIAISRAGKIEVTPRAEDELRPHDKLVVIGTSHAIDDLRRYLGE from the coding sequence ATGAAAAGCAAACAGTGTCTGGTGATCGGCCTGGGCCGCTTCGGTACGGCCGTGGCCACCACCCTCTACGAGATGGGTCACGAGGTCGTCGCCATCGACCAGAACGAGGAGAACGTCGAGCGGGTCATGAACCTCGTCACGCACGCCGCCATCGTGGACGCCAGCGACGAGCGGGCCCTGCGCGCCCTGGGCGTCGGGGATTTCGACGTGGTGGTCGTGGCGATCGGCACGGACGTGCAGGCGAACATCCTGGCCACCATGAACGCCAAGAGCCTCGGCGCGCCGTACGTGGTCAGCAAGGCCATTGATGAGATGGCACGCCGCGTGCTGGAACGCATCGGCGCGGACTTGGTCATCCGGCCCGAGCATGACATGGGCGTGCGGCTGGCGCGGCAGATCGCCACGCCGAACATTGTGGATACCCTGGACCTGGGCGGCGACTACGCCATCGTGGAGATCGAGGCGAATGAGCGCCTGAAGGGCACGCTGCGCGACCTGAACCTCACGGGCCGCTTCAACGTGCAGATCATCGCGATCAGCCGCGCTGGGAAGATCGAGGTGACGCCCCGCGCCGAGGATGAGCTGCGCCCGCATGACAAGCTGGTTGTGATCGGCACCAGCCACGCCATTGACGACCTGCGCCGCTACCTGGGCGAGTAA
- a CDS encoding biotin-dependent carboxyltransferase family protein, with amino-acid sequence MTAGARAPATGATVLRAGVQSTVQDAGRQVRSLGVPAGGAADAPARRLANALVGNAPGAAGLEVTLGGPSLLFHEAALISLCGAPFDAALDGAPFPLWRAVPVQAGQTLAVAGTAAGLRAFLAVRGGLNAHEVFGSRATDLRAGFGGMQGRALRPGDHLTWATAPPHGARRAFIAPEIRTPLGPHHDLRVIGTRDLTGNLPAELLNRPFTVSAQADRMGARLHEAVAAPRDPARPSVPNVPGMLQLPPDGRPILLLPDAGTHGGYPTPLVVITADLPRLGQLRPGDTLTLRQVTRDAAHAAYQAQERALRQAEWVLRQ; translated from the coding sequence GTGACGGCGGGGGCCAGGGCGCCGGCCACGGGCGCGACGGTGCTGCGCGCGGGCGTGCAGAGCACCGTGCAGGACGCGGGCCGTCAGGTGCGGTCCCTGGGCGTTCCGGCCGGAGGCGCGGCCGACGCGCCGGCGCGTCGCCTGGCGAACGCGCTGGTCGGGAACGCGCCGGGCGCGGCGGGCCTGGAAGTCACGCTGGGGGGGCCCAGCCTGCTGTTTCACGAGGCGGCGCTGATCAGCCTGTGCGGCGCGCCGTTCGACGCGGCGCTGGACGGCGCGCCCTTCCCGCTGTGGCGGGCCGTCCCGGTGCAGGCCGGACAGACGCTGGCGGTCGCGGGCACCGCGGCGGGCCTGCGGGCGTTCCTGGCGGTGCGCGGCGGTCTGAACGCGCACGAGGTGTTCGGCAGCCGCGCCACGGACCTGCGCGCCGGGTTCGGCGGGATGCAGGGGCGCGCGCTGCGGCCCGGGGATCACCTGACCTGGGCGACGGCGCCCCCCCACGGGGCGCGGCGGGCGTTCATCGCGCCGGAGATCCGCACGCCCCTTGGGCCGCACCATGACCTGCGCGTGATCGGCACCCGGGACCTGACCGGCAACCTGCCGGCAGAGCTGCTGAACCGGCCGTTCACGGTCAGTGCGCAGGCGGACCGCATGGGCGCGCGCCTGCATGAGGCGGTCGCGGCGCCGCGCGACCCGGCGCGGCCCAGCGTGCCGAACGTGCCCGGCATGCTGCAGCTGCCCCCGGATGGCCGCCCGATCCTGCTGCTGCCGGATGCGGGCACGCACGGCGGGTACCCCACGCCGCTGGTGGTGATCACGGCGGACCTGCCGCGCCTGGGGCAGCTGCGGCCCGGCGACACCCTGACGTTGCGGCAGGTGACGCGCGACGCAGCGCACGCGGCGTATCAGGCTCAGGAGCGGGCGCTGCGGCAGGCAGAGTGGGTCCTCAGGCAGTAA
- the pxpA gene encoding 5-oxoprolinase subunit PxpA: protein MTLPSIDLNADLGEGSAHEETVMRAVSSANIACGGHAGDLESMRGSLRLAARFGVAAGAHPGFPDREGFGRRELHFPPDEVRAFVREQIEALKAVAAREGVALRHVKPHGMLYNMAVRDETLARAVAQAAADSGVPLFFGLAGPGSVMLREARAAGQREIGEGFADRGYAPDGSLWPRGQAGALLPFDAAVAQGVRIARDGVTTAMTGEEVAVPARTLCLHGDGAEAAELAGALRAALTAAGLRVAAP, encoded by the coding sequence ATGACCCTGCCAAGCATCGACCTGAACGCCGACCTGGGAGAGGGCAGCGCGCACGAGGAGACCGTGATGAGGGCCGTGAGCAGCGCGAACATCGCCTGCGGCGGCCACGCCGGGGATCTGGAGAGCATGCGGGGCTCGCTGAGGCTCGCGGCGCGCTTCGGGGTGGCGGCGGGCGCGCACCCGGGCTTCCCGGACCGGGAGGGCTTCGGGCGGCGCGAACTGCACTTCCCGCCGGACGAGGTCCGCGCGTTCGTGCGCGAGCAGATCGAGGCCCTGAAGGCCGTCGCGGCGCGCGAGGGCGTGGCGCTGCGGCACGTCAAGCCGCACGGAATGCTGTACAACATGGCCGTCCGGGACGAGACCCTGGCGCGCGCGGTGGCGCAGGCCGCGGCGGACAGTGGCGTGCCGCTGTTCTTCGGGCTGGCCGGGCCGGGCAGCGTGATGCTGCGCGAGGCGCGCGCCGCAGGGCAGCGGGAGATCGGGGAGGGCTTCGCGGACCGCGGATACGCGCCGGACGGGAGCCTATGGCCGCGCGGGCAGGCGGGCGCGCTGCTGCCCTTTGACGCGGCGGTCGCGCAGGGCGTCCGCATCGCCCGGGACGGCGTGACGACCGCCATGACCGGCGAGGAGGTCGCCGTGCCCGCGCGGACGCTGTGCCTGCACGGCGACGGCGCCGAGGCCGCCGAACTGGCCGGGGCGCTGCGCGCGGCCCTGACGGCAGCCGGGCTTCGGGTCGCGGCGCCCTGA
- a CDS encoding S41 family peptidase: MTRAHLLLLPLLLAACTSTPTPQSDDVPTVARPTRPDQPSCALTPAWLSDLGGPRGLMGVNLRPAPLRPQATPSLFDELLDVREAINLNYWGVSSVDLQALHEQAETAARKAFGNLRAAPLTAQTDAFMNDYVDGVQDGHTYFLDAAGYRAFRDSLSAAPTPAPRLGVRWAPVPAEDGAVLLDAFPGWPAAQAGLTRGDTLLSVNGQPLNRQPGDSDQMHAARLTALLGQVSAAGEPVLVTYRRAQGGAETTASVSVTPRVLSSAPMPYAQAVAPGTLLLRLPTFATGGVADQVHALLGDAQRAGATRVILDLRGNGGGLLSEAIGVAGAFAGDRAGETIETLDGQDVTFAYRGGQVLAGVNCAPTSPVLTLNSPARWTGTVTVLVNAGSASASEIVAQLAAQTGAGLTGEPTYGVGNTVTVIGGLSGDRGLSVTIGRANDLSGRPLHASVTPTPVTADDLRALAHGHDLPLEAALK; the protein is encoded by the coding sequence GTGACCCGCGCCCACCTCCTGCTGCTGCCCCTGCTGCTCGCCGCCTGCACGTCCACCCCCACCCCGCAGAGTGACGACGTGCCCACCGTGGCGCGCCCCACCCGCCCGGACCAGCCCAGCTGCGCCCTGACGCCCGCGTGGCTGAGCGACCTGGGCGGCCCGCGCGGGCTGATGGGCGTGAATCTGCGGCCCGCGCCGCTGCGCCCCCAGGCCACCCCCAGCCTGTTCGACGAGCTGCTGGACGTCCGCGAGGCCATCAACCTGAACTACTGGGGGGTGTCCAGCGTGGACCTCCAGGCGCTGCACGAGCAGGCCGAAACCGCCGCCCGCAAGGCGTTCGGGAACCTGCGCGCCGCGCCCCTGACCGCGCAGACCGACGCCTTCATGAATGATTACGTGGACGGCGTGCAGGACGGGCACACCTACTTCCTGGACGCCGCCGGGTACCGCGCGTTCCGGGACAGCCTGAGCGCGGCGCCCACCCCCGCCCCCCGCCTGGGCGTCCGCTGGGCCCCGGTGCCCGCAGAGGACGGCGCGGTGCTGCTCGACGCGTTCCCCGGCTGGCCCGCCGCGCAGGCCGGACTGACGCGCGGGGACACGCTGCTGAGCGTGAACGGCCAGCCCCTGAACCGGCAGCCGGGCGATAGCGACCAAATGCACGCCGCGCGCCTGACCGCCCTGCTGGGGCAGGTAAGTGCCGCTGGTGAGCCTGTGCTGGTCACGTACCGCCGCGCCCAGGGCGGCGCAGAAACGACCGCCAGCGTGAGCGTCACGCCCCGCGTCCTGAGCAGCGCCCCGATGCCCTACGCGCAGGCGGTGGCGCCCGGCACGCTGCTGCTGCGCCTGCCCACCTTCGCCACCGGCGGCGTGGCGGATCAGGTGCATGCCCTGCTGGGCGACGCGCAGCGCGCGGGCGCCACCCGCGTGATTCTGGACCTGCGCGGCAACGGCGGCGGCCTGCTGTCCGAGGCGATCGGCGTGGCCGGCGCGTTCGCCGGGGACCGGGCGGGGGAGACCATCGAGACCCTCGACGGGCAGGACGTGACCTTCGCGTACCGCGGCGGGCAGGTGCTCGCGGGCGTGAACTGCGCCCCCACCAGCCCCGTCCTGACGCTGAACAGCCCGGCCCGCTGGACGGGCACCGTGACGGTCCTCGTGAATGCCGGGTCCGCCAGCGCCTCCGAGATCGTCGCGCAACTCGCCGCGCAGACCGGCGCTGGCCTGACCGGCGAGCCGACCTACGGCGTCGGGAATACCGTCACCGTCATCGGCGGCCTCAGCGGGGACCGCGGCCTGTCGGTCACCATCGGCCGCGCCAACGACCTGAGCGGCCGTCCCCTGCACGCCAGCGTGACCCCCACCCCGGTCACGGCCGACGACCTGCGCGCCCTCGCCCACGGGCATGACCTGCCGCTCGAGGCTGCCCTGAAGTGA
- a CDS encoding carbohydrate ABC transporter permease: MLSVRQKRDAGGREDRAVFRGAALPWLFLLPSLLILAVFIYLPTLRTLRLAGYRANLILGTEQWVGLGNITDLLGSATYRQVALQTLVFTLLSVTGGLLLSLGLAWLASRPVRGSRAYRLLLIYPYALSPAIAGTLWLFLFNPEIGVVNQILGDLVGVRPRWLDTPLLAFALVTVAAIWKGLAYNIVFYLASIRNLPTDVMEAAQIDGATPAQVFWRVAFPLLSPVTFFLVFTNIVAALFDSFALTDLLTRGGPYVGHAGITTFLVYQLYQDGFVNFKTGAAAAQGALMLALVAFVTFMQFRLGERRVHYGA; the protein is encoded by the coding sequence GTGCTGAGCGTCCGCCAGAAAAGGGATGCGGGCGGGCGGGAGGACCGGGCGGTGTTCCGGGGCGCGGCGCTGCCGTGGCTGTTCCTGCTGCCCAGCTTGCTGATCCTGGCGGTGTTCATCTACCTGCCGACCCTGCGCACGCTGCGGCTGGCGGGATACCGCGCAAACCTGATCCTGGGCACCGAGCAGTGGGTGGGCCTGGGGAACATCACGGACCTGCTGGGCAGCGCCACGTACCGGCAGGTGGCGCTGCAGACGCTGGTGTTCACGCTGCTGAGCGTCACGGGCGGGCTGCTGCTGTCGCTGGGGCTGGCGTGGCTGGCCAGCCGTCCCGTCCGGGGGTCACGCGCGTACCGGCTGCTGCTCATCTACCCGTACGCGCTGAGTCCCGCCATTGCCGGGACGCTGTGGCTGTTCCTGTTCAACCCGGAGATCGGCGTGGTGAACCAGATCCTGGGTGACCTGGTGGGCGTCCGCCCCCGCTGGCTGGACACGCCGCTGCTCGCGTTCGCGCTGGTGACGGTCGCGGCCATCTGGAAGGGCCTCGCGTACAACATCGTGTTCTACCTGGCGAGCATCCGGAACCTCCCGACCGACGTCATGGAGGCCGCGCAGATCGACGGGGCGACCCCCGCGCAGGTGTTCTGGCGCGTGGCGTTCCCGCTGCTGAGCCCGGTCACGTTCTTCCTGGTGTTCACGAACATCGTCGCGGCGCTGTTCGACTCGTTCGCGCTGACCGACCTGCTCACGCGCGGTGGGCCGTACGTGGGCCACGCAGGGATCACGACCTTCCTGGTGTACCAGCTGTACCAGGACGGCTTCGTGAACTTCAAGACCGGCGCGGCGGCCGCGCAGGGCGCGCTGATGCTGGCCCTCGTGGCGTTCGTGACGTTCATGCAGTTCCGGCTGGGCGAGCGGCGGGTGCACTATGGTGCGTGA
- a CDS encoding RNA ligase 1 family protein has product MQKILSLYVRNYESDRLVRDEVVPGSAWVLAGEGVATRKWDGTSCLVRSGELWRRYDAKKGRTPPEGFQPAQAPDPVTGHHPCWLPVGEGPDDAYHRETWAAAGQALPDGTYELIGPKVQGNPEGVPTHRLVPHGQDTLPDAPREYAALRAYLEARPDMEGIVWHHPDGRMVKLKRKDFFGSRRR; this is encoded by the coding sequence ATGCAGAAGATTCTCAGTCTGTACGTGCGGAATTACGAGTCGGATCGCCTCGTCAGGGACGAGGTGGTGCCGGGTTCAGCGTGGGTGCTGGCGGGTGAGGGGGTCGCCACCCGCAAGTGGGACGGCACGAGCTGCCTTGTCCGCAGTGGTGAACTCTGGCGGCGTTACGATGCCAAGAAGGGCCGTACGCCCCCTGAGGGGTTTCAGCCGGCTCAGGCGCCCGACCCGGTGACCGGGCATCACCCATGCTGGCTTCCGGTGGGGGAGGGCCCGGATGACGCGTACCACCGCGAGACGTGGGCGGCGGCCGGGCAGGCGCTGCCGGACGGCACGTACGAGCTGATCGGGCCGAAAGTCCAGGGGAACCCGGAGGGTGTCCCCACCCACAGGCTGGTGCCGCACGGTCAGGACACGCTCCCAGACGCGCCGCGTGAATACGCGGCGCTGCGCGCTTACCTCGAAGCGCGGCCTGACATGGAAGGCATCGTCTGGCACCACCCGGACGGACGAATGGTGAAGCTCAAACGCAAGGATTTCTTCGGTAGCCGTCGCCGCTGA
- a CDS encoding carbohydrate ABC transporter permease: MVRDRLLPRARTASPTRARRGDWSAHLALILAVLLISAPLILALIKATQPSSAVLSPSLLPGGAFFTNLERVWVDAHLGRSMLNSLIVAVTVTAGKTVLALLAALAFVYFRFPLKGAAFALVLVSLMLPTEVLIVALFDLVSRDLKWADSFAAIIVPFLASATGTFLFRQHFLNIPASLADAARIDGCGPLRYLTRILIPMSWNTIGALAVIQFVYAWDQYLWPLVIMQRDDHQVVQVGLRKLIEVGGQTDWGAVMAGAIITMLPPLIVFTALQEQFSRGFALSEDK; this comes from the coding sequence ATGGTGCGTGACCGCCTGCTGCCCCGCGCCCGCACCGCATCGCCCACCCGCGCCCGCCGGGGCGACTGGAGCGCGCACCTTGCCCTGATCCTGGCGGTGCTGCTCATCAGCGCCCCGTTGATCCTCGCGCTGATCAAGGCCACGCAGCCGTCCAGCGCGGTGCTGAGCCCCTCCCTGCTGCCTGGCGGCGCGTTCTTCACGAACCTGGAACGCGTGTGGGTGGACGCCCACTTGGGCCGCTCCATGCTCAACAGCCTCATCGTGGCCGTCACCGTTACCGCCGGCAAGACCGTCCTGGCCCTGCTGGCCGCGCTGGCCTTCGTGTACTTCCGCTTTCCCCTCAAGGGCGCGGCCTTCGCCCTGGTCCTCGTATCGCTGATGCTGCCCACCGAGGTGCTGATCGTCGCCTTGTTCGACCTCGTCAGCCGCGACCTGAAATGGGCCGACTCGTTCGCGGCGATCATCGTGCCGTTCCTGGCCAGCGCCACCGGCACGTTCCTGTTCCGCCAGCACTTCCTGAACATCCCCGCCAGCCTCGCCGACGCCGCCCGCATCGACGGCTGCGGGCCGCTGCGCTACCTCACCCGCATCCTCATCCCCATGAGTTGGAACACCATCGGCGCGCTGGCCGTCATTCAGTTCGTGTACGCCTGGGACCAGTACCTCTGGCCGCTGGTGATCATGCAGCGCGACGACCACCAGGTCGTGCAGGTCGGCCTGCGCAAACTCATCGAGGTGGGCGGCCAGACCGACTGGGGCGCCGTCATGGCAGGCGCCATCATCACCATGCTGCCACCCCTGATCGTGTTCACCGCCCTGCAGGAACAGTTCAGCCGCGGCTTCGCCCTCAGCGAAGACAAGTAG